A portion of the Cervus elaphus chromosome X, mCerEla1.1, whole genome shotgun sequence genome contains these proteins:
- the FLNA gene encoding filamin-A isoform X4, which translates to MSSSHSRAGQSAAGAALGIGADTRDAEMPATEKDLAEDAPWKKIQQNTFTRWCNEHLKCVSKRIANLQTDLSDGLRLIALLEVLSQKKMHRKHNQRPTFRQMQLENVSVALEFLDRESIKLVSIDSKAIVDGNLKLILGLIWTLILHYSISMPMWDEEEDEEAKKQTPKQRLLGWIQNKLPQLPITNFSRDWQSGRALGALVDSCAPGLCPDWDSWDASKPVNNAREAMQQADDWLGIPQVITPEEIVDPNVDEHSVMTYLSQFPKAKLKPGAPLRPKLNPKKARAYGPGIEPTGNMVKKRAEFTVETRSAGQGEVLVYVEDPAGHQEEAKVTANNDKNRTFSVWYVPEVTGTHKVTVLFAGQHIAKSPFEVYVDKSQGDASKVTAQGPGLEPSGNIANKTTYFEIFTAGAGTGEVEVVIQDPAGQKGTVEPQLEARGDSTYRCSYQPSVEGVHTVHVTFAGVPIPRSPYTVTVGQACNPGACRAVGRGLQPKGVRVKETADFKVYTKGAGSGELKVTVKGPKGEERVKQKDLGDGVYGFEYYPMVPGTYTVTITWGGQNIGRSPFEVKVGSECGNQKVRAWGPGLEGGVVGKSADFVVEAIGDDVGTLGFSVEGPSQAKIECDDKGDGSCDVRYWPQEAGEYAVHVLCNSEDIRLSPFMADIRDAPQDFHPDRVKARGPGLEKTGVAVNKPAEFTVDAKHGGKAPLKVQVQDNEGCPVEATVKDNGNGTYSCSYVPRKPVKHTAMVSWGGVSIPNSPFRVNVGAGSHPNKVKVYGPGVAKTGLKAHEPTYFTVDCTEAGQGDVSIGIKCAPGVVGPAEADIDFDIIRNDNDTFTVKYTPRGAGSYTIMVLFADQATPTSPIRVKVEPSHDASKVKAEGPGLSRTGVELGKPTHFTVNAKAAGKGKLDVQFSGLAKGDAVRDVDIIDHHDNTYTVKYTPVQQGPVGINVTYGGDAIPKSPFSVGVSPSLDLSKIKVSGLGEKVDVGKDQEFTVKSKGAGGQGKVLSKIVGPSGAAVPCKVEPGLGADNSVVRFVPREEGSYEVEVTYDGVPVPGSPFSLEAVPPTKPSKVKAFGPGLQGGSAGSPARFTIDTKGAGTGGLGLTVEGPCEAQLECLDNGDGTCSVSYVPTEPGDYNINILFADTHIPGSPFKAHVVPCFDPSKVKCSGPGLERATAGEAGQFHVDCSSAGSAELTIEIRSEAGLPAEVHIQDHGDGTHTITYIPLCPGAYTVTIKYGGQPVPNFPSKLQVEPAVDTSGIQCYGPGIEGQGVFREATTEFSVDARALTQTGGPHVKARVANPSGNLTETYVQDCGDGTYKVEYTPYEEGLHSVDVTYDGSPVPSSPFQVPVTEGCDPSRVRVHGPGIQSGTTNKPNKFTVETRGAGTGGLGLAVEGPSEAKMSCMDNKDGSCSVEYVPYEAGTYSLNVTYGGHQVPGSPFKVPVHDVTDASKVKCSGPGLSPGMVRANLPQSFQVDTSKAGVAPLQVKVQGPKGLVEPVDVVDNADGTQTVNYVPSREGPYSISVLYGDEEVPRSPFKVKVLPTHDASKVKASGPGLNTTGVPASLPVEFTIDAKDAGEGLLAVQITDPEGKPKKTHIQDNHDGTYTVAYVPDVTGRYTILIKYGGDEIPFSPYRVRAVPTGDASKCTVTGAGIGPTIQIGEETVITVDTKAAGKGKVTCTVCTPDGSEVDVDVVENEDGTFDIFYTAPQPGKYVICVRFGGEHVPNSPFQVTAPERPLVGVNGLDVSSLRPFDLVIPFTIKKGEVTGEVRMPSGKVAQPAITDNKDGTVTVRYAPSEAGLHEMDIRYDNMHIPGSPLQFYVDYVNCGHVTAYGPGLTHGVVNKPAVFTVNTKDAGEGGLSLAIEGPSKAEISCTDNQDGTCSVSYLPVLPGDYSILVKYNEQHIPGSPFTARVTGDDSMRMSHLKVGSAADIPINISETDLSLLTATVVPPSGREEPCLLKRLRNGHVGISFVPKETGEHLVHVKKNGQHVASSPIPVVISQSEIGDASRVRVSGQGLHEGHTFEPAEFIIDTRDAGYGGLSLSIEGPSKVDINTEDLEDGTCRVTYCPTEPGNYIINIKFADQHVPGSPFSVKVTGEGRVKESITRRRRAPSVANVGSHCDLSLKIPEISIQDMTAQVTSPSGKSHEAEIVEGENHTYCIRFVPAEMGMHTVSVKYKGQHVPGSPFQFTVGPLGEGGAHKVRAGGPGLERAEAGVPAEFSIWTREAGAGGLAIAVEGPSKAEISFEDRKDGSCGVAYVVQEPGDYEVSVKFNEEHIPDSPFVVPVASPSGDARRLTVSSLQESGLKVNQPASFAVSLNGAKGAIDAKVHSPSGALEECYVTEIDQDKYAVRFIPRENGIYLIDVKFNGTHIPGSPFKIRVGEPGHGGDPGLVSAYGAGLEGGITGSPAEFIVNTSNAGAGALSVTIDGPSKVKMDCQECPEGYRVTYTPMAPGSYLISIKYGGPYHIAGSPFKARVTGHRLVSNHSLHETSSVFVDSLTKTATVPQHSAPGPGPTDASKVLAKGVGLSKAYMGQKSSFTVDCSKAGNNMLLVGVHGPRTPCEEILVKHVGSRLYSVSYLLKDKGEYTLVVKWGDEHIPGSPYRVLVP; encoded by the exons ATGAGTAGCTCCCACTCCCGGGCGGGCCAGAGCGCTGCGGGCGCGGCTCTGGGCATCGGTGCCGACACGCGAGACGCTGAGATGCCGGCCACCGAGAAGGACCTGGCGGAGGATGCGCCGTGGAAGAAGATCCAGCAGAACACGTTCACGCGCTGGTGCAACGAGCACCTCAAGTGCGTGAGCAAGCGCATCGCCAACCTGCAGACGGACCTGAGCGACGGGCTGCGGCTTATCGCGCTGCTCGAGGTGCTCAGCCAAAAGAAGATGCACCGCAAGCACAACCAGAGGCCCACCTTCCGCCAGATGCAGCTCGAGAACGTGTCGGTGGCGCTCGAGTTCCTGGACCGCGAGAGCATCAAGCTCGTGTCCATCG ACAGCAAGGCCATCGTGGACGGGAACCTCAAGTTGATCCTGGGCCTCATCTGGACCCTGATCCTGCACTACTCCATCTCCATGCCCATGTGGGATgaggaggaggacgaggaggcCAAGAAGCAGACCCCCAAGCAGAGGCTGCTGGGCTGGATCCAGAACAAGCTGCCGCAGCTGCCAATCACCAACTTCAGCCGCGACTGGCAGAGCGGCAGAGCCCTGGGCGCCCTGGTCGACAGCTGTGCCCCGG GCCTGTGCCCCGACTGGGATTCCTGGGATGCCAGCAAGCCCGTGAACAATGCACGGGAAGCCATGCAACAAGCCGATGACTGGCTGGGCATCCCTCAG gTGATCACCCCTGAGGAGATTGTGGACCCCAACGTGGATGAGCACTCCGTCATGACCTACCTGTCCCAGTTCCCCAAGGCCAAGCTGAAACCGGGGGCTCCCCTGCGGCCCAAACTCAACCCAAAGAAAGCCCGAGCCTACGGGCCAG GCATTGAGCCCACGGGCAACATGGTAAAGAAGAGGGCAGAGTTCACTGTGGAGACCAGAAGCGCCGGGCAGGGAGAAGTGCTGGTGTACGTGGAGGACCCGGCCGGGCACCAGGAGGAG GCCAAGGTGACCGCCAATAACGACAAGAACCGTACCTTCTCTGTCTGGTATGTCCCCGAGGTGACGGGGACTCACAAG GTCACCGTGCTCTTTGCCGGCCAGCACATTGCCAAGAGCCCCTTTGAGGTGTACGTGGACAAGTCCCAGGGAGACGCCAGCAAAGTGACTGCCCAGGGCCCTGGCCTGGAGCCCAGCGGCAACATCGCCAACAAGACCACCTACTTTGAGATCTTCACGGCGG GTGCAGGCACAGGCGAGGTGGAGGTGGTGATCCAGGACCCGGCAGGCCAGAAGGGTACCGTGGAGCCTCAGCTGGAGGCCCGGGGCGACAGCACATATCGCTGCAGCTACCAGCCCAGCGTGGAGGGCGTCCACACGGTGCACGTCACTTTTGCCGGGGTGCCCATCCCTCGCAGCCCCTACACAGTCACTGTAGGCCAAG CTTGTAACCCAGGTGCCTGCCGCGCCGTCGGCCGGGGTCTCCAGCCCAAGGGTGTGCGAGTGAAGGAGACGGCCGACTTCAAAGTGTACACAAAGGGGGCAGGCAGTGGAGAGCTGAAGGTCACCGTGAAGGGCCCCA AGGGAGAAGAGCGTGTGAAGCAGAAGGACCTGGGCGATGGTGTCTATGGCTTCGAGTATTACCCCATGGTTCCCGGCACATACACCGTCACAATCACATGGGGTGGCCAGAATATCGGGCGCAG tcccttCGAGGTGAAAGTGGGCAGCGAGTGTGGCAATCAGAAGGTGCGGGCTTGGGGCCCCGGGCTGGAGGGCGGTGTCGTCGGCAAGTCTGCAGACTTTGTCGTGGAGGCCATCGGCGACGATGTGGGCACCCTGG GCTTTTCGGTGGAGGGCCCATCGCAAGCCAAGATCGAATGTGATGACAAGGGTGATGGTTCCTGCGATGTGCGCTACTGGCCACAGGAGGCTGGCGAGTACGCAGTGCACGTGCTGTGCAATAGTGAGGACATCCGTCTCAGCCCCTTCATGGCTGACATCCGCGACGCACCCCAGGATTTCCATCCAGACAGG GTGAAGGCACGTGGGCCTGGATTGGAGAAGACTGGTGTGGCCGTGAACAAGCCGGCAGAGTTCACAGTGGATGCCAAGCACGGCGGGAAGGCTCCTCTCAAGGTCCAAGTCCAG GACAATGAGGGCTGCCCCGTGGAGGCAACGGTCAAGGACAACGGCAACGGCACTTATAGCTGTTCCTACGTGCCCCGGAAGCCGGTGAAGCACACGGCCATGGTGTCCTGGGGAGGCGTCAGCATCCCCAACAGCCCCTTCCGG GTGAATGTGGGCGCTGGCAGCCACCCGAACAAGGTCAAGGTGTACGGCCCAGGAGTGGCCAAGACAGGACTCAAGGCTCACGAGCCCACCTACTTCACTGTGGACTGCACGGAGGCTGGCCAGG GTGACGTCAGCATCGGCATCAAGTGTGCCCCGGGCGTGGTGGGCCCTGCCGAGGCCGACATTGACTTCGACATCATCCGCAATGACAACGACACCTTCACGGTCAAGTACACCCCCCGTGGGGCTGGCAGCTATACCATCATGGTGCTCTTTGCTGACCAG GCTACACCCACCAGCCCCATCCGGGTCAAGGTGGAGCCCTCCCATGATGCCAGCAAGGTTAAGGCAGAGGGTCCCGGCCTCAGTCGCACCG GGGTCGAGCTTGGGAAACCCACCCATTTCACGGTCAACGCCAAGGCCGCTGGCAAAGGCAAGCTGGATGTCCAGTTCTCGGGGCTGGCCAAGGGGGATGCGGTGCGTGATGTGGACATCATTGACCACCATGACAACACCTATACTGTCAAGTACACGCCTGTGCAGCAG GGCCCAGTGGGCATCAATGTCACTTACGGAGGTGATGCTATTCCCAAAAGCCCCTTCTCAGTGGGGGTGTCTCCAAGCCTGGATCTCAGCAAGATCAAGGTGTCCGGCCTGGGAGAAA AGGTGGATGTTGGCAAAGACCAGGAGTTCACAGTCAAGTCCAAGGGCGCCGGAGGCCAGGGCAAAGTGCTGTCGAAGATTGTGGGCCCCTCGGGGGCAGCGGTGCCCTGCAAGGTGGAGCCAGGCCTCGGGGCTGACAACAGCGTGGTGCGCTTTGTGCCCCGTGAGGAGGGGTCCTATGAGGTCGAGGTGACCTACGATGGCGTGCCTGTGCCCGGCAGCCCCTTTTCCCTGGAAGCCGTGCCCCCCACCAAGCCTAGCAAG gtgaAAGCCTTTGGGCCAGGGCTGCAGGGGGGCAGTGCGGGGTCTCCTGCCCGCTTCACCATCGACACAAAGGGCGCCGGCACGGGCGGCCTGGGCCTGACGGTCGAAGGCCCCTGTGAAGCTCAGCTCGAGTGCCTGGACAACGGGGATGGTACATGCTCTGTGTCCTACGTGCCCACCGAGCCTGGGGACTACAACATCAACATCCTCTTTGCCGACACCCACATCCCCGGCTCCCCATTCAAGGCCCACGTGGTTCCCTGCTTCGACCCGTCCAAGGTCAAGTGCTCAGGCCCTGGGCTAGAGCGGGCCACTGCCGGGGAGGCCGGCCAGTTCCATGTGGACTGCTCAAGCGCGGGCAGCGCGGAGCTGACCATCGAGATCCGCTCTGAGGCGGGCCTGCCAGCTGAGGTGCACATCCAGGACCACGGCGATGGCACGCACACCATCACCTACATCCCCCTGTGCCCTGGGGCCTACACCGTCACCATCAAGTATGGTGGCCAGCCCGTGCCCAACTTCCCCAGCAAGCTGCAGGTGGAGCCCGCAGTGGACACCTCAGGCATCCAGTGCTATGGGCCCGGGATTGAGGGTCAAG GTGTCTTCCGAGAAGCCACCACCGAGTTCAGCGTGGACGCCCGGGCTCTAACGCAGACTGGAGGGCCCCACGTCAAGGCTCGCGTGGCCAACCCCTCAGGCAACCTGACTGAGACCTACGTGCAGGACTGTGGCGACGGCACGTACAAAGTGGAATACACACCTTATGAGGAGG GACTCCACTCTGTGGATGTGACCTATGACGGCAGTCCTGTGCCCAGCAGCCCCTTCCAGGTGCCAGTGACTGAAGGCTGCGACCCCTCCCGAGTGCGCGTCCACGGGCCAGGCATCCAAAGCGGCACCACCAACAAGCCCAACAAGTTCACTGTGGAGACCAG GGGAGCTGGCACGGGGGGCCTGGGCTTGGCTGTCGAAGGCCCCTCTGAAGCCAAGATGTCCTGCATGGACAACAAGGATGGCAGCTGCTCGGTTGAGTACGTCCCCTATGAGGCCGGCACCTACAGCCTTAACGTCACTTATGGCGGCCACCAAGTACCAG GCAGTCCTTTCAAGGTCCCTGTGCACGATGTGACAGACGCGTCCAAGGTCAAATGCTCTGGGCCTGGCCTGAGCCCGGGCATGGTCCGTGCCAACCTCCCTCAGTCCTTCCAGGTGGACACGAGCAAGGCTGGCGTGGCCCCACTACAGGTCAAAGTGCAGGGGCCCAAAG GCCTGGTGGAGCCGGTGGACGTGGTGGACAATGCCGATGGCACCCAGACTGTGAACTATGTGCCCAGCCGTGAGGGGCCCTACAGCATCTCAGTGCTGTATGGAGATGAAGAGGTGCCCCGCAG TCCCTTCAAGGTTAAGGTGCTGCCTACACACGATGCCAGCAAGGTCAAGGCCAGCGGCCCAGGGCTCAACACCACGGGTGTGCCTGCCAGCCTGCCTGTGGAGTTCACCATTGATGCCAAGGACGCTGGGGAGGGCCTGCTAGCTGTCCAGATCACG GACCCGGAGGGCAAGCCCAAGAAGACACACATCCAAGACAACCATGACGGTACTTACACGGTGGCCTACGTGCCAGACGTGACAGGCCGCTACACTATCCTCATCAAGTATGGTGGTGATGAGATCCCCTTCTCCCCATACCGTGTCCGCGCTGTGCCCACAGGGGATGCCAGCAAGTGCACCGTCACAG gTGCTGGCATCGGCCCCACCATCCAGATCGGGGAAGAGACCGTGATCACCGTGGACACCAAGGCAGCGGGCAAAGGCAAGGTCACCTGCACCGTGTGCACCCCTGACGGCTCCGAGGTGGATGTGGACGTGGTCGAGAATGAGGATGGCACCTTTGACATCTTCTACACGGCTCCCCAGCCCGGGAAATACGTCATCTGCGTGCGCTTCGGTGGCGAACACGTGCCCAACAGTCCCTTCCAAGTGACG GCCCCAGAAAGGCCCCTGGTGGGGGTCAACGGGCTGGATGTGAGCAGCCTGAGGCCCTTCGaccttgtcatccccttcaccaTCAAGAAGGGCGAGGTCACTG GAGAGGTGCGGATGCCCTCGGGCAAGGTGGCACAGCCTGCCATCACCGACAACAAGGATGGCACTGTGACTGTGCGCTACGCCCCCAGTGAAGCCGGCCTGCACGAGATGGACATCCGCTACGACAACATGCACATCCCAG GAAGCCCCCTACAGTTCTACGTGGATTATGTCAACTGTGGCCACGTCACAGCCTATGGGCCAGGCCTCACCCACGGGGTGGTGAATAAGCCTGCTGTCTTCACTGTCAACACCAAGGATGCGGGCGAGG GGGGCTTGTCCCTGGCCATTGAGGGCCCCTCCAAAGCAGAGATCAGCTGCACTGACAACCAGGACGGGACGTGCAGTGTCTCCTACCTGCCCGTGTTACCTGGTGACTACAGCATCCTGGTCAAGTACAATGAACAGCACATCCCGGGCAGCCCCTTCACTGCCAGGGTCACAG GTGACGACTCCATGCGCATGTCCCACCTGAAGGTGGGCTCTGCCGCCGACATCCCCATCAACATCTCTGAGACGGACCTCAGCCTGCTGACCGCCACAGTGGTGCCCCCCTCGGGCCGGGAAGAACCCTGTCTGCTGAAGCGGCTGCGCAATGGCCACGTGG GGATCTCGTTCGTGCCCAAGGAGACAGGGGAACACCTGGTGCATGTGAAGAAGAATGGGCAGCACGTGGCAAGCAGCCCCATTCCGGTGGTGATCAGCCAATCAGAGATCGGGGATGCCAGCCGCGTGCGGGTCTCAGGCCAGGGCCTCCACGAAGGCCACACCTTTGAGCCAGCAGAGTTTATCATTGATACACGTGATGCAG GCTATGGGGGGCTCAGCCTGTCCATTGAGGGTCCCAGCAAAGTAGACATCAACACAGAGGACCTGGAGGATGGCACATGCAGGGTCACCTACTGCCCTACGGAGCCTGGCAACTATATCATCAACATCAAGTTTGCTGACCAGCATGTGCCCG GCAGCCCCTTCTCCGTGAAGGTGACAGGCGAGGGGCGCGTGAAAGAGAGCATCACACGCAGGCGACGGGCCCCGTCAGTGGCTAATGTTGGCAGTCACTGTGACCTCAGCCTCAAGATCCCAG AAATTAGCATCCAGGACATGACAGCCCAGGTGACTAGCCCATCAGGCAAGAGCCACGAGGCTGAAATCGTGGAAGGGGAGAACCATACCTACTGCATCCGCTTTGTGCCCGCTGAGATGGGCATGCACACGGTCAGCGTCAAGTACAAGGGCCAGCATGTGCCCGGGAGCCCTTTCCAGTTCACCGTGGGGCCCCTGGGGGAAGGGGGAGCCCACAAGGTCCGTGCCGGGGGCCCTGGCCTGGAAAGGGCTGAAGCCGGAGTGCCAG CCGAGTTCAGCATTTGGACCCGGGAAGCTGGCGCGGGGGGCCTGGCCATTGCTGTCGAGGGCCCCAGCAAGGCCGAGATCTCCTTCGAGGACCGCAAGGATGGCTCCTGTGGCGTGGCTTACGTGGTCCAGGAGCCAG GTGACTATGAGGTGTCGGTCAAGTTCAACGAGGAGCACATCCCTGATAGCCCTTTCGTGGTGCCTGTGGCTTCTCCGTCTGGTGACGCCCGCCGCCTTACTGTTTCTAGTCTTCAG GAGTCAGGGCTAAAGGTCAACCAGCCAGCCTCTTTTGCAGTCAGCCTGAATGGGGCCAAGGGGGCAATCGATGCCAAGGTGCACAGCCCCTCAGGAGCCCTGGAGGAGTGCTATGTCACCGAGATCGACCAAG ATAAGTATGCTGTGCGCTTTATCCCACGGGAGAATGGCATCTACCTGATTGACGTCAAGTTCAATGGCACCCACATCCCAGGGAGCCCCTTCAAGATCCGAGTTGGGGAGCCTGGGCATGGAGGGGACCCAGGCCTGGTGTCTGCTTATGGAGCTGGCTTGGAAGGCGGCATCACAG GGAGCCCAGCTGAGTTTATCGTGAACACCAGCAATGCGGGCGCTGGTGCCCTCTCAGTCACCATCGACGGGCCTTCCAAGGTGAAGATGGATTGCCAAGAGTGCCCCGAGGGCTACCGCGTCACCTACACCCCCATGGCACCTGGCAGCTACCTCATCTCCATCAAGTACGGTGGCCCCTACCACATTGCGGGCAGCCCCTTCAAGGCCAGAGTCACAG GTCACCGCCTCGTCAGTAACCACAGCCTCCATGAGACGTCGTCCGTGTTTGTGGACTCCCTGACTAAGACTGCCACCGTCCCCCAGCACAGCGCCCCAGGTCCAGGTCCCACTGATGCCAGCAAGGTGCTGGCCAAAGGCGTGGGGCTGAGCAAGGCCTACATGGGCCAGAAGAGCAGCTTCACGGTGGACTGCAGCAAAGCAG gcaacAACATGCTGCTGGTGGGTGTGCACGGGCCCCGGACGCCCTGTGAGGAGATCCTGGTGAAACACGTGGGCAGCAGGCTCTACAGCGTGTCCTACCTGCTCAAGGACAAGGGGGAGTACACGCTGGTGGTCAAGTGGGGTGACGAGCACATCCCGGGCAGCCCCTACCGAGTCCTGGTGCCCTGA